AGCATGCGACACCCTGCTCAAGCAGCCCTGTCGCCACAACCCGCTGTCGGCCTTCAGCCGCCCGCTCTGATGCTGTGACGCAACGCCACCCGTGTCGCAACGGGTGGCTCTTCAACCAAGATTCGGGAGCGAACAGATGAATGCATTAAACACCCGCCGCAACACACTGCGCCTGATCGGCGCCCTCTGTCTGACCCTGGCCACAGCCTGGTTGCCGCAGGCCCAGGCCAGCGAGCTGAAAGAGAAGATCCCCAACCGCCTGACCGAGGAGTTGGTCATGCAAATCAACGTCAAGCTCGGCCCGCGCGAAGAGATGGGCAAGGGCCCGGACGGCACGCGTATCAACTACCCGATCATCGGCGGCACATTTGTCGGCAAGGGCATGAAGGGCACAGTGATACCTGGTGGTGCCGACATGTCGGTAATCCGCGAGGACGGCGTCTCCATGATCAACGCGCTGTACCGCCTGAAGACCGATGACGGGCAGATCATCATCATCGACAACGCCGGCATCTGGCGCCTCAACGAGTCCGGCCTGGCCAAGAAAGCTAAGGGACTGGAGCTGCGCGACATGAAGGAAAGCGACTTCTACTGCCGCACCACGCCCAAGTTCAAAACCCAGCCGGGCAAGCATGCTTGGCTCAACGACTACATCTTCACCGGCACCATCGATGGCGTCAGCGAGCATGAAGTGCTGATCAGCGTGTACCAAATCGGCGGCGAATGATGACGCCAGGGCGCAGACGTTTAGCTCCTTGGTCTGCGCCCGACTTCCTCTCCTCGTTTTAGCCACCCACCGAGCCAAGCAGTACAGAGAGACTCGTCATGTCCATCCTGAGAAAGGTCGCCATTGAGCGACGCCTGTGGCTGATTCTGCTCGTGGCCTTGCTGACAAACGCTCTGCTGATGGCCCTGGCCCTGCGCCAGATCCACGAGGGGCTGTATGGCACCAAGGTCTACCAGATCCAGACTGCCGTAGAAAATACCAATGGCATCCTCCAGCGCTTCTATCAGTTGGAAAAGAAAGGACTGTTGAGCCGGGATGATGCCCAGTCCCAGGCTCGCGAGATGATCCGAAGCCTGCGTTACGGCGGCAACGAATACTTCTTCATCCAGAACCTGCAGCAACGCATGCTGCTCCATCCCATGAAGCCCGAGATCGAAGGCCGCGACGTCGGCGATCTGAAAGACGCCAAAGGCGTATCGATCAACCGAGAGATGGTCAGAGTTGCCCAGGCCTCAGGGCACGGTATTGTCGAGTACAGCTGGCCAAAGCCAGGCTCGGTTCAGCCGGCGGACAAGATTTCCTATATCAGCCTGTTCGAACCCTGGGGCTGGATTCTCGGCACTGGCGCCTACATCGACGATATCCAGGCGATATTCTTTGGGGAAGTTATCAGGCTGGGCGGCATCGGTTTGGGCATCACTCTGCTGCTGACCCTGGTCACCGCGCTGATCTCACGCAGCATTACCCGGCCACTGTGCAATACCGTGCAGGCAATGGCCGAGATTTCCCGAGGCAATGGTGACTTGACCCGCCAATTAGCAACTGACGGCCGTGACGAACTTTCCGGTCTGGCCAAGGACTTCAACCGCTTCACCAAAACCGTGCGCGGTCTGATCGGCGAAATACTGGAATCCGCCAGCGCCACCGACGAGGCCGCCCGAACCATTCAGCACAACGCCACCTCGGCCAGGGCTCAGAGCGACCTGCAGGCGCGGCAGGTCACCCTGATCGCCACTGCACTCAACGAAGTGACCTACAGCATCCAGGACGTTGCCGGTAATGCCGAAGCTTCGGCCAGGGAAGTGGCCAATGCCGAGCTACAGGCACTTGACGGTCTGCATAACGTAGAACTCACCCTCAATGAAATCGCCTCGCTTTCGTCGCTCATCAGCCAGGGCGTGGAAACTATTCATTCGCTGGCCGAGCAAAACGAACGCATCAGTTCGGTACTGGCCTTCGTCCGCTCGATTGCCGAACAGACCAACCTGCTCGCGCTTAACGCTGCCATCGAGGCCGCCCGGGCTGGCGAGCAGGGCCGCGGGTTCGCTGTGGTCGCCGACGAGGTACGGTTACTGGCGCAAAAGACCCAGGATGCCACCGCTGAAATTCAGACGATGATCGGCGAACTGCGCGTCAGCAGCAGCTCTGCGGTCAACATGATCGGCGACACCCACAGACTGTCCGAGCGCACCGTGACCCAGGCCAACTTGGCCGGGCAATGCCTGCAGGCCATCGTCGACTCGCTGCGCGCGATTACCACGCAGGGTCACAGCGTTGCCGAGGCTACACGCCAGCAATCCCTGGC
The genomic region above belongs to Pseudomonas sp. PSKL.D1 and contains:
- a CDS encoding methyl-accepting chemotaxis protein translates to MRGLIGEILESASATDEAARTIQHNATSARAQSDLQARQVTLIATALNEVTYSIQDVAGNAEASAREVANAELQALDGLHNVELTLNEIASLSSLISQGVETIHSLAEQNERISSVLAFVRSIAEQTNLLALNAAIEAARAGEQGRGFAVVADEVRLLAQKTQDATAEIQTMIGELRVSSSSAVNMIGDTHRLSERTVTQANLAGQCLQAIVDSLRAITTQGHSVAEATRQQSLAVEDINQNLATASVQAQEAAQFAKLTRGLSDSLQATSSDLQHALKRFTF
- a CDS encoding DUF3237 domain-containing protein, with the translated sequence MNALNTRRNTLRLIGALCLTLATAWLPQAQASELKEKIPNRLTEELVMQINVKLGPREEMGKGPDGTRINYPIIGGTFVGKGMKGTVIPGGADMSVIREDGVSMINALYRLKTDDGQIIIIDNAGIWRLNESGLAKKAKGLELRDMKESDFYCRTTPKFKTQPGKHAWLNDYIFTGTIDGVSEHEVLISVYQIGGE